A region of Rhodospirillaceae bacterium DNA encodes the following proteins:
- a CDS encoding long-chain fatty acid--CoA ligase: protein MDGPTGTTTPESIVFDGCDTLPGLFRKRYTGEAGKVAMREKDLGIWRSISWADYGEAARNAGQGLMAMGLARGDVVSILSETNKEWMFADLGAICAGASSSGVYTTDSAKQLEYIVNDSSSAFLFVENEEQLDKYLQVRDRVPTLRKVIIMDLEGLRDFDDPMTMSWDELLELGRQFGRDNPAAWDERIDGSAPDDTPILVYTSGTTGPPKGAMISNRNVIFQVSNANAMLHFREGDNQLAFLPLCHIAERGFSMFLSIAYKTVVNFAESPETVAENVREVAPHYLFAVPRVWEKFYSTFTIRMQDATWTGKRLYDWAIGVGMRMAEHRIEGTAPGVRDRLLYAIAGFLVLNNVKTMIGLRRTRWTATGAAPISPDLIRWYLALGINMVELYGQTENTGVATSNRPDEFKVGTVGLALPNTEVKISERGEILIKGPHVFKGYLNNPEKTAETVVDGWLHTGDVGSVDNQGYFRITDRIKDIIITAGGKNVTPSEIENQLKFSPYIADAVIVGDQRKFLSCLVMIDEDTVMKFAQDNNVPFSNYASLCRADAVQRLIQAEIDAVNRDFARVEQIKAFRLIEQVLMPEDDELTPTMKLKRSFVSAKYKELIDSMYEAA from the coding sequence ATGGACGGCCCAACCGGTACGACGACACCAGAGAGCATCGTCTTCGACGGCTGCGATACGCTGCCCGGACTGTTCCGCAAGCGCTACACGGGAGAGGCCGGCAAGGTCGCAATGCGCGAGAAGGACCTCGGCATCTGGCGCTCGATCTCGTGGGCGGACTATGGCGAGGCGGCCCGCAACGCCGGCCAGGGCCTGATGGCGATGGGGCTGGCGCGCGGCGACGTCGTCTCGATCCTGTCCGAAACCAACAAGGAATGGATGTTCGCCGATCTGGGCGCGATCTGCGCCGGCGCGTCGAGCAGCGGCGTCTACACGACGGATTCGGCCAAGCAACTCGAATATATCGTCAACGATTCAAGCTCGGCCTTCCTGTTCGTCGAGAACGAGGAGCAGCTCGACAAGTACCTCCAGGTCCGGGACCGGGTGCCCACGCTGCGGAAGGTCATCATCATGGATCTCGAAGGCCTGCGGGATTTCGACGATCCGATGACCATGAGCTGGGACGAGCTGCTCGAACTCGGCCGGCAATTCGGACGCGACAACCCGGCCGCCTGGGACGAACGGATCGACGGCTCCGCGCCGGACGATACGCCGATCCTGGTCTATACGTCCGGGACGACCGGCCCGCCGAAAGGCGCCATGATCTCCAACCGGAACGTCATCTTCCAGGTCAGCAACGCGAACGCGATGCTGCACTTCCGCGAGGGCGACAACCAGCTGGCGTTCCTGCCCCTGTGCCATATTGCCGAGCGCGGCTTCTCGATGTTCCTGTCGATCGCCTACAAGACGGTCGTCAATTTCGCCGAAAGCCCCGAAACCGTGGCGGAAAACGTCCGCGAAGTGGCGCCGCACTACCTGTTTGCCGTGCCGCGCGTGTGGGAAAAATTCTATTCCACCTTCACGATCCGGATGCAGGACGCGACCTGGACCGGCAAGCGACTGTACGACTGGGCGATCGGCGTCGGCATGCGCATGGCCGAACACCGGATCGAGGGCACGGCGCCGGGCGTCCGGGACCGCCTGCTTTACGCGATTGCCGGATTTCTGGTGCTGAACAACGTCAAGACCATGATCGGCCTGCGCCGCACGCGCTGGACCGCCACCGGCGCGGCGCCGATCTCGCCGGACCTGATCCGCTGGTATCTCGCCCTCGGCATCAACATGGTGGAACTGTACGGCCAGACCGAGAATACCGGGGTCGCCACGAGCAACCGGCCCGACGAATTCAAGGTCGGCACCGTCGGCCTGGCCCTGCCGAACACCGAAGTGAAAATCTCCGAGCGCGGCGAGATCCTGATCAAGGGGCCCCACGTCTTCAAGGGCTACCTGAACAACCCGGAAAAGACGGCGGAAACCGTAGTCGACGGCTGGCTGCACACCGGCGACGTCGGCTCGGTCGACAACCAGGGCTATTTCCGCATCACCGACCGCATCAAGGACATCATCATCACGGCCGGCGGCAAGAATGTGACGCCGTCGGAAATCGAGAACCAGCTGAAATTCTCGCCCTATATCGCCGACGCGGTTATCGTCGGCGACCAGCGCAAATTTCTGTCCTGCCTCGTGATGATCGACGAGGACACGGTGATGAAATTCGCGCAGGACAACAACGTGCCCTTCTCGAATTACGCCAGCCTGTGCCGCGCCGATGCGGTGCAGCGGCTGATCCAGGCCGAGATCGACGCCGTGAACCGGGATTTCGCCCGGGTCGAGCAGATCAAGGCCTTCCGGCTGATCGAACAGGTGCTGATGCCGGAGGACGACGAGCTGACGCCGACCATGAAACTCAAGCGCAGTTTCGTGAGCGCCAAATACAAGGAATTGATCGACTCGATGTATGAGGCGGCGTAA
- a CDS encoding ABC transporter ATP-binding protein has protein sequence MSAVLSADDLTIRFGGLTAVDSVSFEVRECEVYTIVGPNGAGKTTIFNLISRIYDPTEGRIRFGGEDITEMPAHRIAGLGIARTFQNIELFEHATVLHNLLVGRHCKSRTNVFEELAFLPKVRRAEYEHREKVEEVIDFLDLQPYREQYIANLPYGVRKVVELARALCTEPKLLLLDEPASGLSVEETENVAFWIDDIKNDLGIAILMVEHDMSLVTEVSDRVMAMNDGRTIAEGTSDEVQNHPDVLRAYLGA, from the coding sequence GTGAGTGCGGTTCTGTCGGCCGACGATCTTACGATCCGCTTCGGCGGCCTGACCGCGGTCGACAGCGTGTCGTTCGAGGTGCGCGAATGCGAGGTCTACACGATCGTCGGCCCGAACGGCGCGGGCAAGACGACGATCTTCAACCTGATCAGCCGGATCTACGACCCGACCGAGGGCCGGATCCGCTTCGGCGGCGAGGACATCACCGAAATGCCGGCGCACCGGATCGCCGGCCTCGGCATCGCCCGGACCTTCCAGAATATCGAACTGTTCGAGCACGCGACCGTGCTGCACAACCTGCTGGTCGGGCGCCACTGCAAGAGCCGGACCAACGTGTTCGAGGAACTGGCCTTCCTGCCGAAGGTGCGCCGGGCCGAATACGAGCATCGCGAGAAGGTCGAGGAGGTGATCGACTTCCTCGATCTCCAGCCCTACCGCGAGCAGTATATCGCCAACCTGCCCTATGGCGTGCGCAAGGTCGTCGAGCTGGCGCGCGCGCTGTGCACCGAACCGAAGCTGCTGCTGCTCGACGAGCCGGCCTCGGGCCTCAGCGTCGAGGAAACGGAAAACGTCGCCTTCTGGATCGACGACATCAAGAACGACTTGGGAATCGCGATCCTCATGGTCGAACACGACATGTCGCTGGTGACGGAGGTTTCCGACCGGGTGATGGCGATGAACGACGGCCGGACCATCGCCGAAGGCACGTCGGACGAGGTCCAGAACCACCCCGATGTGCTGCGCGCCTATCTGGGAGCCTGA
- a CDS encoding branched-chain amino acid ABC transporter permease, whose protein sequence is MRFVFKTDYDQDVRFFKHAGYWQSYGFLFIAAVTAPLYLGNFEISELTQAISFAIAGLGLMLLVGFTGQVSLGHAAFFGIGAYAQAWLLATFDIAFLVAMPIAAVFTGIVGFLLAIPLLRMTGIYLAIGTLALSIVLEQILKSWKSVTGGFDGKAVEPASLMGYQFNPDSWDFYYVALAILILVLALCANLLRSPTGRAMVAVRDSEVSARSMGVNIARTKITAFGISTAITGLGGALFAHKLQYLAPDGFNLIISITFLLMIVVGGLGSLQGAILGALVVILLPQAITIMKDYLPPSIGHQPGLEPGIFGLILVAFILFEPMGIYGRWRKIKLFFDIFPVYRKATFRRQKAYLKTERMR, encoded by the coding sequence ATGCGATTCGTCTTCAAGACCGACTACGACCAGGACGTCCGCTTTTTCAAGCATGCGGGCTACTGGCAATCCTACGGCTTCCTGTTCATCGCCGCGGTCACCGCGCCGCTTTATCTCGGCAATTTCGAAATCTCCGAGCTGACCCAGGCGATCAGCTTCGCCATCGCCGGGCTGGGCCTGATGCTGCTGGTGGGCTTCACCGGCCAGGTCAGCCTCGGTCACGCCGCCTTTTTCGGCATCGGCGCCTACGCCCAGGCCTGGCTGCTCGCCACCTTCGACATCGCCTTCCTCGTCGCCATGCCGATCGCCGCCGTCTTCACCGGCATCGTCGGCTTCCTGCTGGCCATCCCGCTCCTGCGCATGACGGGCATCTATCTCGCCATCGGGACGCTGGCGCTGTCCATCGTGCTCGAGCAGATCCTGAAGTCGTGGAAATCGGTCACCGGCGGGTTCGACGGCAAGGCGGTCGAACCGGCCTCCCTTATGGGCTACCAGTTCAACCCGGACAGCTGGGACTTCTACTATGTCGCCCTGGCGATCCTGATCCTGGTGCTGGCGCTGTGCGCCAACCTTCTGCGCAGCCCGACCGGCCGGGCCATGGTCGCCGTGCGCGATTCGGAGGTCTCGGCGCGCAGCATGGGCGTCAACATCGCCCGGACCAAGATCACCGCCTTCGGAATCAGCACCGCGATCACCGGCCTCGGCGGCGCCCTGTTCGCCCACAAGCTGCAATATCTGGCGCCCGACGGTTTCAACCTGATCATCTCGATCACCTTCCTGCTGATGATCGTCGTCGGCGGGCTCGGCTCCCTGCAGGGGGCGATTCTCGGCGCGCTGGTCGTGATCCTGCTGCCCCAGGCGATCACGATCATGAAGGATTACCTGCCGCCGTCGATCGGCCACCAGCCCGGCCTGGAGCCCGGCATCTTCGGCCTGATCCTGGTCGCCTTCATCCTGTTCGAGCCGATGGGCATCTACGGCCGCTGGCGCAAGATCAAGCTGTTCTTCGATATCTTCCCGGTCTACCGCAAGGCGACGTTCCGGCGTCAGAAGGCCTACCTGAAGACGGAGCGGATGCGGTGA
- a CDS encoding ABC transporter ATP-binding protein, protein MAEALPDPLLSVRNIETYYGPIMAIRGVSLDVPKGRIVTVLGANGAGKTTILKTISGVMDPQKGSVTFEGAEIQGRDPDWVARRGIAHVPEGREVFPFLTVRENLLMGAFARSDRPAVAEDLDMVYGYFPILKERSEQQAGYLSGGQQQMLVIARALMARPRLMLLDEPSLGLSPILVKEIFGIVRRLNEEQGVTMLLVEQNANMALQTANYGYVLELGRIVMDDECGRLLESDDIKEFYLGVKKDAVRGKKRWRRKKTWR, encoded by the coding sequence ATGGCCGAAGCCCTGCCCGACCCCCTGTTGAGCGTACGCAATATTGAGACCTACTACGGCCCGATCATGGCGATCCGCGGCGTCAGCCTCGACGTGCCGAAAGGCCGGATCGTCACCGTCCTGGGCGCCAACGGCGCCGGCAAGACGACGATCCTGAAGACGATCAGCGGCGTCATGGACCCGCAAAAGGGCAGCGTGACCTTCGAAGGCGCCGAAATCCAGGGCCGCGACCCGGACTGGGTGGCGCGCCGCGGCATCGCCCATGTCCCCGAGGGCCGGGAGGTGTTTCCCTTCCTGACGGTGCGCGAGAACCTGCTGATGGGCGCCTTCGCCCGCTCCGACCGTCCGGCCGTCGCCGAAGACCTGGACATGGTCTACGGCTACTTCCCGATCCTGAAGGAGCGGTCGGAACAGCAGGCCGGCTATCTTTCCGGCGGCCAGCAGCAGATGCTCGTCATCGCCCGGGCCCTGATGGCGCGTCCCCGGCTCATGCTGCTCGACGAACCGTCGCTCGGCCTGTCGCCGATCCTGGTCAAGGAGATTTTCGGGATCGTGCGGCGCCTGAACGAGGAACAGGGTGTGACGATGCTGCTGGTCGAGCAGAACGCCAACATGGCCCTGCAGACCGCCAATTACGGCTATGTGCTGGAACTCGGGCGCATCGTGATGGACGACGAATGCGGCCGCCTGCTCGAGAGCGACGACATCAAGGAGTTCTATCTCGGCGTCAAGAAAGACGCGGTGCGCGGCAAGAAACGCTGGCGCCGCAAGAAAACCTGGCGCTGA